Below is a window of Nostoc sp. KVJ3 DNA.
GTTCCATCTGCTCAACGCGCCTCAGTAACCACTTAGGGATATACTTTAAGGACTTATTAAGCAAGCGATCGCCCTCAATTCAAAACTCAAGCGGGATAGTACGCCTGCTGGTAATCCTTGCATCAGCTGCTAGTTTCCAATTCCAGCAAACTCAACACTTTCTCCTCCAAAGCCGTCAAATAAGCCCGCCTCAGCTTCCCCAACGACTCCAAAAACTTCTGCACCGACTCCTCCAGCCCACTCGAATACACTCGACTGATGCGATCACCAATCACCCGCATCTGCTCACACTCGGCAGGCAGGTAATTGAAGGACTTCAGGTGCTGCAAACCAATGGCATACTCGCCATCCCACATTCTCACAGTGCAACTGAACTCATTTGCTTGGCTGACAATCCCCCAACAGCCACCCTTGCCTCTCAGTTCAGAATTGTCTTTAACAAGGATTTGGCACACTTCGCCGATTTGGTAGGTATTGGGTACTTTCGTGCGTTCCATTATGCGCTGCACCGCATCTTTGACGATTCTACCAGTCGGCACTTTCCCACCAGCAAGTTCTACTGCCCTTAGCCACACTTCCTGCTGTTCCTGGGGTTCAAGCTTTGTCATGGGTCGGACTTGGCGCTCACTCGTGGGTAGAATTTGTGATCCATTGGTTGTCAAATTCTCATTTGCCACATTTTGACAACCAATGGTTGTCAAATTTTCGTAAACACCAGCTGCTGCAATCAAATAATTTGATTGTTGCCGACTATGCCCAAAGCGATCGCGGCAATAATCTTCAAATGTTTTATGCGTGGATCGATACAGTCGTCTGTCCCTCAATTCCGTTAGCGCTTTCCCTGCTTCAAAAAACGCTCTTTCCACACGGCGCTCTAGATGCAAGCGATCGCGCTGTTCTTCCTCTGTCAACTCTGGAACTTCGACAGCAGTAACGTTAATTGTTGCTAAAGCTGGGTTTTCCTCAACAGAGATAGCTTCATTTGCAGAATTACTGAGTGGTTTTGAATTTATCTCTGCGGCAGAGGTGGCTTTTTTAAGCCTAGAAGATGGTTTAGGCATCATTCCACCCCTTTAATTCAATAGTACTTGTTCAGAGTCAATGACAAATAGATTAAGTATGTGGTGAGTTATGGCAATAATGCTCTGGGATTGGACTTGGTGGAGCATTATCATCTTCACGAGTCCTCTTCAATTTTCACAATGTCATTCACAGTTACTAACTCTCCAGATAGCACCGAGCAAATCCTTGCTAGTTTTACCAAATTATCGATATCCGCTTTTTTTAGCCTGCCAGCACGGGCGACAGTCAAGGTATGTCTAGTGACTTCATTCGGGCTACCCTCAAACTGCCTATGAACTGCGTAGACAGACAAGAGGCTACCATCTTCAGCTTTAGGCCACCATTGCGAAATATCAATATATGCTTCCATCCAAACTGCTAACACGTTTTTAATGATTAACCTCCATTAACGCTTATCTGATTACAGAATAACAGCCAATCAATATACAGGCTATCAATTAACAGAATAACTGCTAATCAGTACATTGACAATCAGTTAGCAGAGTAGCATAATATAACTATCACAAAAGGCAATCGCCCTTAGCCTCGGAAACTTTGAAAGCGATCGCCTTTTGAAAAACCCATACATTCGTACAGGGAATCTTAATTATGACTCACGCCCTTTACACAGCACAACAGCTGCAACTGAAATCTATTGCGCGGCTCAAGCAAATCTACAGCGAAATCGCCTGCACAGTCGAAGTAAGCGACAAACGCTGCAAGGATTCTTGGATTAGTGCAATCGCTGAATATCAGGCAAGCAAAATTCAGAAAGTCACCCTCGCTGCCCCCGACGAACAAGCCAAAGCCCAAGCCGAACTCGACAACTACATCGCTGACCAAGCCCAAGCTGTAGCTCCCGAACCCCTCAGAATAGTCGAAATCTCTTTTGACCATCACGAATATTACGCTGATGACAAACTGGTAGCCAGCATTAGCTATGACGACAACCACCTAACCCAACGCTGGGTAGTCATGGTAAACAAGAAAGAAGTATTTCGTGCCAATACTCTAATGCGTTGCGATCGCTTCATCTGCACTCACTACAAAGACGGCTCATTACCTGTGCAAAAACAAGAAGCAACACCCCCCACGACCGAAAACCAAATCATGGCGCATATCTTCAACGAGTGCCAGAGTTATGGGTTTGAAATTCTCGATGATGGCATTTACAACAACAAGGGCGTGAAACTGGGGCAAGTCGGATGCACTAACGGGAACTGGTGGGTGAAGAGGCGTTATTCAGTCCAGCAGCAGTATTCTAACTCGGTGCTTGATGCTGTGCTATCGCTGTCGATAGTGGATACATCGCTGGCTGAACCAGTTCACAAATACTTGCAATCCCGACCCTTAGAGCAACTGAGTTCTAATGAATTACAGCAGCTTTTCAACCATGAAGTGCGATCTCTTCTTCAAGAATTAGTCACAGCGTAAAGTCTCATGTGGGCAGCAGTGAAAATTGCTGCTCACTTTAAGGTATTTTTTGGGCGTTCTTCTCCAAACATTGCCAAAGATTTTTAGGTTATTAATCTCAGGGAAGAAAAGCATGATTGACCATATTAATGCACTCAAAACAAGTTGGTATCTCTCTCCTCCTTGGCGTGGAACAATCCCACCCATTGAGGTGAATTTACTGGAGAGAGTTTACCTAAGAACCACGAGAACATTTGGCTATTGCTGCGGTATGCAATGGAAGCATGAGTGCTGGATTTATTCAATTGACTGCCGTAATGAAATACTCCACGCTACACAAAACCAAATTATTGGAACTGGAGAATTAGAAACTCTCACCGTGCAAAAACCTACTTTCGTTTTGGGCGAAAGAGTAATGCTCTGTTCTCACGATAAGGGAACAAAACAACGGCTGATTTTGGGGATTGGGCTGGTAAATAATTCTTGGTTTTACCTTATTGAATTGATGTCGCCAACCTTAACTCAATCACGGACTATATCGAATCGTTTCTCACTGGTTGGTGAAAAAAGTTTGGTGCGCGTGAATGTTTAATTCTCTCTAATCAACAACGAAAAATTATCACCCAACTAAAGTTATGTCACAAATCGAAGTAGCCCAAATTATTGAACAGATAAAGCAAGAAATCACTGTTGACTCTAATGGACAAGGTAAAGCCAGTATTCGGGCAACTGCGAGACTGGCAGATGTACAAGATTCTTCGCTTCGTCGTGCGTTACTAAGTGCGGCACTGCAACCCTCTGCATTAGCCCAAAGCCTTATAGAACAAGGATTTAGCCCTGCGGCACTGGAAACCTGGAATGAGGGAATACCTGATATGGGTGTTGCTGCCGTTATTGAATATTACGCTTTTGATGCTGGGCGGTACTGCAAACAGCAAGCCAGACTTGTATGCAAAGCTTTTAACCGGATCGGTGTTCGCGCCTGGATGCAAGACATTATGGGCTGGACAAAACCCGCTACTCAACCACAAGAACAACCTTCCACACCAGCCCTCCCCCAGTTGAACAGCGATTGCATACTCTTGTCCTGGCAATGAAGACTTTAGCTGAGTTAACTGGTGGCAGACTCAACCCGTACATGGAACAGCAATTCAAAGACTATGCCGGGAATCTTCTGGCAGAACACAACAGAAAATTGCTAACCCCTTCAGAAGAACGCTGGCTGGGCGTGGTCAACTTCGCAGAAAGCGAACTGGGTAAGAAAGTCCCCCTCAAAGGCTCCCACTATCGCGGACACCTGGGGACATGGGTGAGAACATTTTACCCTCAGTTAGGCGATCGCCAAGAAACGCGATTAGTTAACGGTGTGCAACAGCCTATCTATGTCTACGCTTGTCACGAGCCGACTGTTGCGGCTGGGTTGACCAAAGCTATAGAAGAGTTCTTCGCTCATCCCAGTCCTGGTGCAGCGCTAAGGCAGGCAGGTGCTTTCGCTAGCAAGAAAGCTGTAGTTACTGCTTGATGGTCATCGGTCATCGGTCATCGGTCATCGGTCATCGGTCATCGGTCATCGGTCATCGGTCATCGATCATTGGTCATCGGTCATCGGTCATCGGTCATTGGTCATCGGTCAAGTAGAGCGATCGCCGAGTCATCAAGAATTAAAACTTTTACAACAAAGACAAATTCTACCTTGAGGGGAAAGGATATGGAACTTGGAATTTTTCAAAAAGACGCACTCATTGAAAAACTAGCTAAGAAATTCTACGCGATTCAAGGCTATGTAGTCCCTGAATCATATCGAATGCAATCAGCTACACATCCAGCAGAAAGAGCTTGTGTGGCTATGGCTTTATTTGCTATTCAAGAATTTGAATCTATCGAACATGAATATTAAGACGAGGAGGAGGATTAAATATGAATAAAGAACAGTGGCTAACTCTTGGACAAACACTATTTGGACAAGACAAGATGCAATGGAAGTTTAAGTGTCCATGTTGCGGTCACATTGCTTCTGTCCAAGATTACAAAAAAGCTGGCGCTCCATCTTCTGCCGCAGGATTTTCTTGTGTAGGACGATGGATGCCAGTTTGTAAAGAGGCTTTCGATGATAAGGATAAGCGCAAGATTCCTTGTAATTATGCTGGCGGCGGATTAATTCAAATTAATCCCGTTGATGTTGATGGAATTAAAGTTTTTGAATTTGGGGTTTGAGGCAGGAGATATGGAAGTCGTAGTCACAGTAGTTGAAAAAGTTGCATCTGTTGCCCATATTAATATCCCCGATAGCCTATCAGTTGATGGAATCAGGCAACACATTGTTGGCTACTACAACAGTGGAGAAATGCAAGCAGATTTGAATATTTACCAAGTAGATTTTGAATCTATTAGCGCTCACATTGGTTCAAAAACCAATATTACTTGGCATCAAGGAGATACTTCTTGTGCAACCCGTCAGTATTACTTTTGCAAACTCGGAAGATTTAGTATAACTCTATTAACTGATATAGAGCAAAACTTAACTCGTACAGAAGTTTACTTTGGGCATCACAAGCAACTTATTTATACGTCAGAAAAAGAGATATCCAAAGAATTGGCAACAGTCGAACTCCAAAATTTCTTAAGTGGATTAGCTGTTGAACTTCAGACTTTAAGCCACATTGAATTTCCAGAACAAGTCTGAAATTAACATTGAAAATAACAGGAGTTAAACATGAGACTAACAACATTAGAAGGTCAATACCAGTGCATCGTGATTGACCCTCCCTGGTTCTATCGGCTGAGAAATCAGGATAAAACTCACCGAAACCGCATTAACTACAAGCCAATGCACATAGAAGAAATACTGTCATTGCCTGTTCCAGACTTAAGCCATCCCACGGGGTCAGTTCTTTGGCTTTGGTACACAAATAATCACATGATTGAAGCCGCACACTGCTTGCAAACATGGGGATTTGAACTCAAAACCATCCTGACTTGGGAAAAAGTTACCAAAGATGGCACTAAAACACATCTAGGTGTCGGTCATTGGTTGCGGAATTCGACTGAACACTGTGCTTTGGCTGTTCGTGGGAATGTCAAAGCTTTCTCTGGACGGACACTCACAAACGAGTCCACCATCCTGCACTCTCCCAGGCGTGAGCATTCCCGTAAGCCCGAAAGTTTCTACCAACTCGTAGACAAACTGTGTCCAGACATAACCAAGCTGGAGATGTTCGCACGCGAGTCTAGGGACGGCTGGGATTGTTGGGGTGATGAGGCTCTGAAGTTTGATCAGCCTGTTGAGCAGAGTCAGCAAGATATTTCCTTAACTGCCTAACTAAGGAATAATTTAGGCACTAAAAGTCTACGCTCATCTGGAAAATCCAATACCAAGCTCTTAAACACTAATTTTCTGTGGGAGTGTCGGTTGTTGGCTGATACAAGGAGCGCAATTGTTCTAAGTTACTGGCCGTCTCTAGTCCCGTAAGAACTGCTCTTAATTGCTCGACATCTTCAATTCTGGAAATTTCTGGTAATAGGCTTAAACCCTCAGTACCAAATTTTAGTTTTAAACCAACTGCAATCCCTTCTAATAAAGATTCCATTCTGGCAATTCGCTCAAATGATGTCATGTACTGCATAGATTGTTGTGCCTCCAGTTGTTCTACTTCCCTTTTAAATTCTCGTTCTAAATCTAATGGTAATGTCAACATCCAATCAATAAAACCTAACAAATTCAGAATAGCTTCGCGCTCAAACCCCTGCTCGTACAACCTACGCGCTAAAGCTAATTTCTGCTGCTTACGTTGTAACCTGTCACCACGGGTTTGCATTGCTGCCAAATGAGCCATGACCACCGTAGCAAACGGATTATGGCTCTCTTCAAGCTCCGGCAACCTTTGTTGATAGTCTAGCAGCTTGATCACAGGAAACTGAAAATCAACCGTACAACCAAACAAATCGTACCCAAACTGCGATGGTCGCCAGTTGATGTTGTCATCCCCCAGTATCGCGCATGATGCAACAGAGCGATCATAACGGTCAAAAATTCGATAGTTGTAGACAAACATCCGTTTAGGAAAATCGGTTTCCTCTTGGCTTTGGATTTCTATATGAATCAACAGCCAAGATTCTTCGCCCCCAATGCGATAGATTTTCACCAATTTATCAATTAGTCGTTTTCCTAATTCAGCATCACGAACTACTTGCTGTAACTCTTGATCTAGAAACTCGAAACCTCTACTCCAATCAATTTGAGCATGGGCTTGAGGAAAAAAGAATTGCATGAAGTCTTCAAAATACAACTGCAACATCTGCTTCCACGGGGAATCATATTCCGTCTGAGGTGTTTTATTAGTCATACTCAACTGTTCAATTTCAAGTTAATAAGAGAGAAGTAATCATGCCAACAAACATAGAATGGACAGACTTAACAGATAATATCATCCGTGCCAAGGAAGGCGGTTGGTGGTGTCAAAAAATATCTGAGGGGTGTAAAAATTGCTATAGCGAAAAGTTGAATCAAAATTCTTTCTTTGGCGGAAACAAGCAACCCTACTCTGGGCAACCACCAGAGCTAGTGTTAGATACAGAAGCTATTCGGAAATGGGGATTCCAAAGAAAACCTAAAAAGCATTTCGTTTCTTCAATGACTGATGTTTTCGGTGAATGGGTTCCGCGTTTTTGGCAACACGAAATGCTGGATGGAATGTTCGTTGCTCCCAATCAAATATTTCAGATTCTCACCAAACGCCCAGAAATTATGCTGTCATCTATGGATGAATGGCTTTCTTTTCATAGATTAGACAAATTGCCTTTAAATATTTGGGTTGGCACTTCAATTGAAAATAGTCGCACTCTTGAAGAACGTAGTCAATTCCTTGCTCAGATTCCGGCTTTA
It encodes the following:
- a CDS encoding phage Gp37/Gp68 family protein, which encodes MPTNIEWTDLTDNIIRAKEGGWWCQKISEGCKNCYSEKLNQNSFFGGNKQPYSGQPPELVLDTEAIRKWGFQRKPKKHFVSSMTDVFGEWVPRFWQHEMLDGMFVAPNQIFQILTKRPEIMLSSMDEWLSFHRLDKLPLNIWVGTSIENSRTLEERSQFLAQIPALTRFWSVEPLLEDLGDITHYLNDVQLVIIGGESGPNSRPCHIEWLESIVQQCHAAKTPMFVKQLGANAIFGGQRFKTRDKKGGEIEEFPLHLQVREFPIPVRE
- a CDS encoding cytosolic protein; this translates as MTNKTPQTEYDSPWKQMLQLYFEDFMQFFFPQAHAQIDWSRGFEFLDQELQQVVRDAELGKRLIDKLVKIYRIGGEESWLLIHIEIQSQEETDFPKRMFVYNYRIFDRYDRSVASCAILGDDNINWRPSQFGYDLFGCTVDFQFPVIKLLDYQQRLPELEESHNPFATVVMAHLAAMQTRGDRLQRKQQKLALARRLYEQGFEREAILNLLGFIDWMLTLPLDLEREFKREVEQLEAQQSMQYMTSFERIARMESLLEGIAVGLKLKFGTEGLSLLPEISRIEDVEQLRAVLTGLETASNLEQLRSLYQPTTDTPTEN
- a CDS encoding VVA0879 family protein, whose translation is MNKEQWLTLGQTLFGQDKMQWKFKCPCCGHIASVQDYKKAGAPSSAAGFSCVGRWMPVCKEAFDDKDKRKIPCNYAGGGLIQINPVDVDGIKVFEFGV
- a CDS encoding MT-A70 family methyltransferase; the encoded protein is MRLTTLEGQYQCIVIDPPWFYRLRNQDKTHRNRINYKPMHIEEILSLPVPDLSHPTGSVLWLWYTNNHMIEAAHCLQTWGFELKTILTWEKVTKDGTKTHLGVGHWLRNSTEHCALAVRGNVKAFSGRTLTNESTILHSPRREHSRKPESFYQLVDKLCPDITKLEMFARESRDGWDCWGDEALKFDQPVEQSQQDISLTA
- a CDS encoding DUF1392 domain-containing protein — its product is MIDHINALKTSWYLSPPWRGTIPPIEVNLLERVYLRTTRTFGYCCGMQWKHECWIYSIDCRNEILHATQNQIIGTGELETLTVQKPTFVLGERVMLCSHDKGTKQRLILGIGLVNNSWFYLIELMSPTLTQSRTISNRFSLVGEKSLVRVNV